The following proteins are encoded in a genomic region of Drosophila willistoni isolate 14030-0811.24 chromosome 3R, UCI_dwil_1.1, whole genome shotgun sequence:
- the LOC6649696 gene encoding neprilysin-21, which produces MKALIEHGNSEEIKSYMDEKVNPCDDFYAFACGNSNNSGLGHLIKKSFNRRLSIILNDQREDNYDTPIDKQVKLFYQSCKRIKIGSNYEESLRHLISEFGTMPVLEGDAWQESQFDWQETSARISYRYGVMPILAVVITSDFAENHINRAYLGHPEFHLQTKSMYADEEHAMERIDYKNKIQKILEKFLSVESPLARQTAQELLDFEVELTRELPQSHEDFIPDKLTISEMHERYSHSIDIERFFYLSLGESLTDSVYEHFPKYQRNLVEVLKRTPAKTLANYIFYQLVSYFSEFPSETEKKQSEACVDVTKKHFAKYLDNMAYRRNSNRNEISKEIEHIWQGLKNTFDPTLRNSSVLDWMEPDNREDAIKKLASLKLHINSYDENELATEYADLELKGVDYVKDLQKIRLLEMVQIRKAFHKPAKSQEIYPGETPVNIFATNTISIPVSLLEPYPFWSESYPKSILYGTLASLIAHEILHTFYGMGSSYDHNAELCDQQECWDNKTMKNFEKLDGCFKKQYKNYVYSYDNINLIENIADNGGIRLAYAAYRNWYRDVAQTLKDKEKLPDLNYSANQLFFISYAQNWCNNGEDPIKKSVKVFLPSQLEQQKKYDVEKFRAIGPLSNFKEFSKEFQCPINANMNPTNKCKMF; this is translated from the coding sequence ATGAAGGCTTTAATTGAGCATGGCAATTCGGAGGAAATAAAGAGCTATATGGACGAGAAGGTAAATCCGTGCGATGATTTCTATGCATTTGCATGTGGTAATTCAAACAATTCAGGACTAGGCCATTTGATAAAGAAGTCCTTCAATCGTAGACTTTCAATTATATTGAATGATCAGAGGGAGGATAACTACGATACGCCCATAGACAAGCAAGTGAAATTATTTTATCAATCATGCAAGCGGATTAAAATTGGATCCAATTATGAGGAATCACTTAGGCACCTGATATCGGAGTTTGGAACTATGCCTGTGCTGGAGGGCGATGCCTGGCAAGAGTCACAATTCGATTGGCAGGAGACGAGTGCCCGAATCTCCTACCGCTATGGAGTAATGCCTATTCTTGCTGTGGTAATAACGAGCGATTTCGCGGAAAACCACATAAATAGAGCTTACCTAGGCCATCCGGAATTTCACttacaaacaaaaagcatGTACGCCGATGAAGAACACGCAATGGAACGCATcgattataaaaataaaatccaaaaaattcTGGAGAAGTTTCTTAGCGTCGAATCACCACTGGCCAGACAAACTGCCCAAGAATTATTGGATTTTGAGGTTGAATTGACTAGAGAACTGCCACAATCTCATGAAGACTTTATTCCTGACAAATTAACGATTTCTGAGATGCATGAGCGCTATTCGCACAGCATTGACATAGAACGTTTCTTCTATTTGAGTTTGGGTGAGAGTCTAACCGATTCTGTGTACGAACACTTTCCAAAGTATCAGAGAAATCTCGTTGAAGTTTTGAAACGAACACCTGCAAAAACATTGGCTAACTATATATTCTATCAATTGGTCAGTTATTTTAGCGAATTTCCATCTGAGACAGAGAAGAAACAGAGCGAAGCTTGCGTTGATGTAACCAAGAAGCATTTTGCCAAATACTTGGATAATATGGCATATCGTCGTAATAGTAATAGAAATGAAATATCTAAGGAAATTGAACACATTTGGCAGGGACTTAAGAACACTTTTGATCCCACTTTACGTAACAGTTCAGTGCTTGACTGGATGGAACCGGATAATCGGGAAGACGCCATTAAGAAACTGGCATCCTTAAAACTTCACATCAACTCGTACGACGAGAATGAACTCGCTACAGAATATGCTGATCTGGAGTTGAAGGGTGTGGATTATGTAAAAGATCTCCAAAAGATTCGTCTTTTAGAAATGGTGCAAATTCGCAAGGCTTTTCATAAACCGGCCAAGTCACAAGAAATATATCCTGGCGAAACTCctgttaatattttcgcgaCGAATACAATCAGCATTCCAGTCTCTTTGCTGGAACCCTATCCATTCTGGAGTGAATCGTACCCCAAATCCATTCTGTATGGTACATTGGCCTCGCTTATCGCACATGAAATTTTGCACACATTCTATGGTATGGGCAGTAGTTATGATCACAATGCCGAACTCTGTGACCAACAGGAATGCTGGGAcaacaaaacaatgaaaaatttcgaaaaacTAGATGGATGctttaaaaaacaatataaaaattacGTGTACAGTTACGACAACATTAATCTAATTGAAAACATAGCAGACAACGGAGGTATTCGTCTGGCTTATGCTGCATATCGCAATTGGTATCGAGATGTTGCTCAAACTCTGAAGGACAAAGAGAAGCTGCCAGATCTTAACTACTCGGCCAATCAATTGTTCTTCATTAGCTATGCCCAAAATTGGTGTAACAATGGAGAGGATCCAATCAAGAAATCAGTCAAAGTGTTTCTACCCTCTCAACTAGAGCAACAAAAGAAGTATGATGTGGAAAAGTTTCGAGCGATAGGACCACTTTCCAATTTCAAAGAATTCTCAAAAGAGTTTCAATGTCCAATCAACGCAAACATGAATCCCACTAACAAgtgtaaaatgttttaa